The genomic window ACAACGACAGAGCCAACATCATGACCATGGGTTGGCACACGGTGATGGAATTCACGCCCTCGCTGGTCGGCTGCATCATCGCCAGCGGCAATCACAGCCATGACATGATCCGCAGGAGCGGCGCCTGCGTGATCAACGTGCCGACCATGGACCTGGCGAAGACGGTCGCGGATATCGGCAATTGTTCCGGCGCGGACACCGACAAATTCACGAGGTTCAGGCTCACGCCGGTGAAGGCGACGCATGTGAAGGCGCCGCTGATTGCGGAATGCCCGGTCAGCCTGGAATGCGAGCTCGCCGATGACAGGCTCGTCGCCCAATACAACTTCTTCATCTTCGAGGTGGTAAAGGCGCACGCGGCCAGGTCGCCGAAATATCCGCGCACCATCCACTATCAGGGCGGCGGACAATTCATGGTGGCGGGACGCGAGATGAGCCTGCGCAATCGCTTCCGGCCGGAGATGCTGTGAACCCCGTGCCATCCCTGTCGCGGCCGTCCGCGTTCTGGTGCGTCGCACCTATCATGGATCAGCGCGGCATGGCGCATGCACGGGCGCGCAATTTCACGACAGGCGTTGACTAACGTTAAGCCGGGCGTCCGCCGTGCGGTGATATTATTTGCCCGCAACCGATTCGCCGGGACGGCACAATGGATATTGCAACCCCCGAACGGCAGAAGCGCCCGCTCGTCGATCAGGACGTGCCGTTTTCCTTTGCAGAACTGTTCTTTTCCAGAACCAATCCCAAAGGCGTCATCCGCTCGGGAAACGGCGTGTTCCAAAGGATCAGCATGTATCCGTGGAACGAACTGATCGGCAAGCCCCACAACATCATCCGCCACCCAGACATGCCGCGCACCGTGTTCTGGCTGCTCTGGGACACGATCAAGAAGGGCGAGCCGATCGGCGCCTATGTGAAGAACCGGGCGAAGGATGGCCGCTATTACTGGGTGTTCGCCATCGTCACCCCGATCGAGGATGGCTATTTGTCGGTCCGGCTCAAGCCGAGCGCTCTGTTGTCCGTCATCGAGGCCGAATACAGGGCGCTCGCCGCCACAATGGCGCAAGACAGGCTTGAGCCCAGGGACGGCGTACCCATCCTGCTGCAGCGGCTGGCGGCACTTGGCTTTACCGATTACGCGGCCTTCATGGCGACCGCGCTGAGCAAGGAAATGACCGCGCGCGACCGGCAGCTCGGCCGCCCAGGCGATCGCACGCTCGCGCTGTTCGACAGTCTGGTGGAGCAGGCGACATCGCTGCTCGTTCGGGCGGATGCGATATTCGCAGCCTATACAAAAATCAGGCTCGTGCCGCTCAATCTCACCGTCCGCGCCAAGCATCTCGGCGCAGGCGGCGCCACCATCGGCGTGATCTCGAACGACTACAACGCCATTTCCGCCGAGATCAAGGCCAGCATGGATCGTTTCGTGGCGTCGGCGCGGCAATTGCTGCGGGCCATCAGTGAAGGGCAGTTCCTGATCTGCGTCGCCAAGGTGCAGCAGGAAGTCGCCGAGTATTTTCGCGCCGAAGACAATGTCGGTGAACTCGATCGTGACCGCGAAATGGCGCTGCTGCTGCAGCAGCAATCCGCCTATCAGGCCAAGGCGGTCGCCGGATTGCGGGCCATCATGGCGCAGGCGGCAAGCTTCCAGCAGGATTGCGCGGAGATGAAGCGCCTCGCGACCGGCCTGGAAGTGACACGCATCATGGGCAAGATGGAAAGCTCACGCCTGCTCGCCAAGGATGGGCTGAACGAGCTGATCGACGAGCTCGGCGCCTTTCAGAGCGCGATCGCCGACGGGCTGAAGGACATCGACGCCGCAAACCGGAGCATCCAGCAGAACGCCCGCAGGATGATCTCGGCAGGATCAGGAGATTTGCAGCCGTAACGCCGCTAGCGTCGGCATGCGTTGCGTCCGCTTGTCTCCGCGCAAAACACTCTTCGTTGCCGTGCTCATCCTCACTTCGCCGCGGCTGTTTTCAGTTCCGCTGCGGCGAGCCGCTTCTCCAGCGTGGCGATGTTCTCGAACAGGCGCCGCGTGGTCAGTTGCAGAAAGAAGAATCCGAATTTGGGATTCTGGAAATACAGCTGCTTGAGCTGATCGTAGCTGATCTCCAGAATATCGCCCTCCTCGACGCAAATGACAGTCTGCGTGCGCGCGCGCGCCGGCGCCATCATTCCCATCTCGCCGATCATCTGGCCGGGGGCAAGGTCGAGCCCGAGCGCCTCAATGCGGAAGCGGCCGGACAGCAGGAAGGCCATGCTCTCGGCCGGATCATCCTTGCGGTAGAGCACTTCGCCCGGCCTCACCCGACGCCGCCTGGAAAAGGATTTCAGCCAATCAAGATTGAGGTCGCCGCGCGCGGCTTCGGAGACCTGCCTGACCAGCTCAAGCATCTGATGCAGACGCCAGGCATTGAGCGGCAGCAACACGACATGCAGGGCGAGCACCGGATAGGCGGCATCCAGATAGCCATAGGCGATGAAGAAGACATTGCTGACGAGCCCCACGATCCGCAGCGGAATCATGGTTTTCATGGCGAATGTCAGAAATACGAGTAAGGCCGCGCAATAGCCGACCAGTGCCGCGATATCCATGACATCCCCCTGCCCATGTCTTGCCGGGATGGTAGAGGGATAGGTGCGCACCAATCAATATGCGGTGCAGTCAGTTGTCCGTTCTCGGCAATCCAGTCCGCCGCAGCAATCGGGATACGTTCACGCCGCCCGTCGCCGTGAAAGGCCAAGTATGCGCCGCAACTCCTCCTCCCCGCCATAGGGACGGCCATAGTCTTCCGGGTGGCTCACATCATCATCCACCGTCTCGGGCGCATCGCCTGATACTTGTCCGGATGCAGCAAATCTGGCCTCACGCATCTGCAGGAAGGCCGGAACCTTGCCTTCGTCTGCATCCATTGCGGTTGCACTGATGTTGCGGTGGACATTTCGCCGCCGGCGCGCGCGAACGATGCTGAAAATCGCCGGGCCCATCGCGCCGCCGATGAGCAATGCGGCGATATAGGACGCCGGCAATCCGGTCGGCGTGGCGGGAGAGCTGCTCGCCTTGGCGACATCGGCGCTGGCGACATCGGCGCCGCCTGCCGGTGTCTGCCGGGCGCGCGCGTCGTCCGTGGCCGGCTGCGGCTCGGCCGGCTCTGCGGAATCGCGCATGGCCCATGCGGCGCGCGCGGCCTTCTCGTCCGCCCATTCGGTCAGGCCGTTGTCCTCATCGCCTGCGATGCCGGCTTCCTTCAGAAGGCCGGTCCAGTCCACCAGATAAGGCACGCTCTCCTGCGGCACGAACACAAATGACGTGACGCCGGCGGCGTCGCTGCGCGCGACCGGCGCAGGCGTCTCCTGCGGCGGCGCCGGCTGGGCCTCCGGCTCGGCCGTGTTTGCGGCGGCTTGCTCGCGCCGGTCGGCCTTGAGCGCTGCCGCCTCCTTGTCCTGCGGGCCGAGGAACCAGCATTTGCGCTTGGTTGCGCGATCGGTGCGATACCACCAATGCTGCCCGGCCGGCGCCGGCGCATTCGGCTTTGCGATGCAGTCATCTTCGGCGCGCGCGGGCGCGCCCGGTAACATGGTGCCAAGGACTGCAAGTGAACCAAGAACTGCAAGTGAAAGAGCAAACACAGGCAGTGACGTCGATTGAATGTGTTTGCGCACGCAACCCTCCCTCGCTTTGAGGATTGCAATTCACCTTGTTACTTCGGCTGCAATGCGTCGTGACTTCGACGATTCATGGGCACCGTGGTGGGCGGTTCGTCGCAGCGGTATTCACGCCCTGCGGCATCGCGTTTTTCGTAGGGTGGGTTAGGCGCACGATCTCGGGCTTGCCCGAGATCGGCATCAGATCGTGCGCCGTAACCCACCGGCTGCATATGCCGCGAGTCACGTGGTGGGTTACGCGCCTTCGGCGCTCACCCACTCTTCGCGGGTTCGACGATTCATGGGCATGCAATGCGTAGCATTGTAGGGTGGGTTAGGCGCAAAGCGCCGTAACCCACCGGCTGCACATGCCGCGAGTCATGTGGTGGGTTACGCGCCTTCGGCGCTAACCCACCCTACGCGGCTAACCCACCCTACGCAGCTGAAATGGGTGCCTGACAGCGCGCCTCACGTGTCGGGCGTCTTTCGCCAGGTATCGCGCAAGGCAGACCAGAACGCCGCCAGCGCGATCACCACCGCGACCAGGACCAGCATGACCACGAGCTGAACCACGCTGAAATTCGGCGAGTCCTTCGCGACGAACCAGGCGGCGATGACCCCCGCCGGTATCAGCAGGAGCCGCACAAAAAAGCCGAGCACGTAAGGCTCCCCGTGGTTTCGAACGGAAACCAAACTACCACGCGGATGGGTTCAGCGATAAAACAACGCGAGCGATCTGGTCTTCGATTTTGTCATGGCCGGGCGCGCGCAGCGCCGCATCATTTGCTTGTCGCCAGACAAGGACAGCAGGCACTTTTGCCGCTGAATTTCGCTGCGTGATACTGCGCATCCCATGACCCGCCGAGAGCCATCATGCCCGTTTCAATGTACCAGGCGTCCGTCCCCGTTTTCGTGCACGGCCTCAAGGCCCTGTCGCACCTGCTGGACCGGGGCGAGGCGCATGTGCGCGACACCGGTGCCGATCCCGCAGCGCTGATCGGCGCCCGCCTCGCGCCTGACATGCTGCCGCTGTCCGGTCAGGTGCAGCGCGCCTGCGACACCGCCAAGCTGTCGCTCGAACGCCTGAGCGGGCTAGCCGCCCCGCGCATGGAGGACACCGAACAGACCTTCGCGGAGCTGCACGCGCGCATCGACAGCACGCTCGCCTATCTTGACGGCTTCACCGAAGCGCAGCTTGCCGGCAGCGAGACCAAGATCATCGAGCTGGACCGGCACGACTACAAGCCGACCTTCGACGGCGCGTCCTATCTGTTCAGCTTCGGCCTACTGAATTTCTGCTTCCACATCACCACCGCCTACAACATCCTGCGGCATGCGGGCGTGAAGATCGGCAAGCGCGATTACCTCCGGCCATTCTGAGGCGCGGGCAACGCGCGGCCTGTAGCCCGCATGGAGCGAAGCGGAATGCAGGACAGCCAAGCCGCACGCAACGCCGCTCCGGATTTCGCGGAACCTGTCATCGAGCCGCGCTTTGCGCGGACCCGTTGGCTCCATCCGGGCTACGCTTGCTCCTCCCACGGCCAGATCCGCGCTGCATGACGCACATGCAGGATGACAACCTCGTCTTCGCTCACCGCGTAGAAGATTAGGAACGATACCGTACCAGCGATGCAACGCGCACGCCGGGCTCGTCGGATTCATGGCCGAAGAAAGGATACTCGGCCAGCAACGCCGCAATTTCCTTCACGCGCGCGGCAACAGCCTTTGCCGCAGCAGGGTTGCGGTCGAACAAGTAGCTGAAAACGTCTGCAAGCTCGCGGAGCGCGGTGTCGGTATAGCGGACCTTCATGCGCCGTAGCGACTGAACAAAGCCGTCACGGCGTCATCGCTGGCGAGCCTGCCCGCGCGCAAATCCGCCAGCCCGCGCCGCACGGCGGCACGCTCATCGTCGCTCAGCTTGTAAACGCCAGCATGCTTGCGCTCGATGTCGGCGACCGATTTCACAAACTCATCCTGTGCCTCGTCCGGCCAGGAGGCGATGCGTTCAAGCAGAATTTCAATGCTGTGCTTGGTCATGACAGCAATGTTATCAAAATCGGAATGCCTCTGCCACGGGGGAAAGCGGCAAGCGATACGTCAAAATGCATCGTCATGGCCGGGCGAAAGCGCGAAGCGCGTCATCGCGCTGAAGTCCCGGCCATCCACGTCTTTGCAGACGCGCGCCCCTCACGCTACGATTTGCAATGAGCAACGAACGCTTTTTGCAGATAGTTTTTGTGATTTTGATTATTGGCTTTGCGTTCGTGCTGATCGACCGAGAAAAATGTGAAAATCCCGACGGCAACCCGTGCCGCTTCGGCGGCGGAGGCCGCGGCTCGGTGCCGCTGTCATTCGGAAAATAAAGTCCGTAGCCCGCATGGAGCGCGGAATGCGGGACCAGCAGAATCACACGCAACGCCGCTCCCGGATTTTGCGGAGTTTATCCTCGGGCGCGCTGGAAGCGCGACCCGAGGGCGCCATCCGGCGACACTCGCGTGAAGAATGAAGCGGCCTTACCCTCCCCCTTGTGGGGAGGGTCGCCCGCCGAAGCTTTGGCGAAGGCGGGCGGGGTGGGGGTCGCTGCGTAGCGCACCGCGCGACCTTTTCGCAGCCCGCGTCAATTCTCTAACTCTTCTTGCGCTTGCTGCGTTTGCGCAGCCGCTTCGCATTGGCCCTGACGGTCTTCAGCGCGGGCCTGGACGCGGCGGCGCCGAGTTCCGCAGCGACATGGGCCGCGCGGCCGGGCGAGACCTTGCCGAGCGCGGCATCGCGCGACAGCCGCAAGGCGGCCTTCTGCATTTCGAAGGCGCCGCTCGATGCGGCCGCAATCTTCTCGCTGATCATGCGCGCCTTCTCGGCGTCGCCTTGCGGCGACGACAGGCGATGCCACAGCACCGCGGTGGCGTGCATATTCGCGACGAAAAGATCGCCGGCGAAAATCCAGGGATTGAAATGCCGCCGCCCCATCGCACCACCTCCGCAGCACAGGCGCCCGCGCAGACTGGGCCGGGATGTTGCCGAATGTGGGGCAGAGCAGAGCGAAGCAGCATTCCCCCGTCAGGGCCGGGCCGGCGCGCAGCGCCGTGACCCAGCCATCCATCTTTTCGAGAAATGATGGATGCGCGGGTCAAGCGCGCGCATGACACTTCAAGTTAAACGCAGGTCTGTAGCCCGCATGGAGCGAAGCGTAATGCGGATCGGCAAAGCCACACGCTTCGCCGCTCCGGATTTCGCGAAGCCTGTCATCGGGCCGCGCTTCGCGCGGACCCGTTGGCTCCATCCGCGCTACGCTTTGCTGGCGGTCGCGTAACTTGTAGGGTTAGGCGCGAAGCGCCGTAACCCACCATTTGGGACCGGCTTCAAAGTCGCTCGGTGGGTTACGCGCCTTTGGCGCTAACCCACCCTGCGCTTGCTGGCAGAACCCATCCTGCTGCTGCCGGCCAAATCACGGCACGAGGTCCATGACGACGCGCCCGCTCTCGAATTCGACCGGCAGCGAGACATGCTCGTGCGTGATCAGCCAGCCATGATCCGAGCGGCGGCAGCCGTTGCTTGTGCGCACCCAGTATCCAACCTCGCGCCCGTTCGTCCGGGTTCCGCTGGCCCGCAGAAGCATGTGCGCGGCCGCGACATCCCCGCTCGCCAGAATATCCAGGTCGCGGGTTTCCATGCCGATGGCGCTCGTCCAGCCTTCGAACCAGTGCAGGAACCTGTCCCGAAGC from Pseudorhodoplanes sp. includes these protein-coding regions:
- a CDS encoding DUF1993 domain-containing protein, producing the protein MPVSMYQASVPVFVHGLKALSHLLDRGEAHVRDTGADPAALIGARLAPDMLPLSGQVQRACDTAKLSLERLSGLAAPRMEDTEQTFAELHARIDSTLAYLDGFTEAQLAGSETKIIELDRHDYKPTFDGASYLFSFGLLNFCFHITTAYNILRHAGVKIGKRDYLRPF
- a CDS encoding cyclic nucleotide-binding domain-containing protein, whose product is MDIAALVGYCAALLVFLTFAMKTMIPLRIVGLVSNVFFIAYGYLDAAYPVLALHVVLLPLNAWRLHQMLELVRQVSEAARGDLNLDWLKSFSRRRRVRPGEVLYRKDDPAESMAFLLSGRFRIEALGLDLAPGQMIGEMGMMAPARARTQTVICVEEGDILEISYDQLKQLYFQNPKFGFFFLQLTTRRLFENIATLEKRLAAAELKTAAAK
- a CDS encoding PAS domain-containing protein; amino-acid sequence: MDIATPERQKRPLVDQDVPFSFAELFFSRTNPKGVIRSGNGVFQRISMYPWNELIGKPHNIIRHPDMPRTVFWLLWDTIKKGEPIGAYVKNRAKDGRYYWVFAIVTPIEDGYLSVRLKPSALLSVIEAEYRALAATMAQDRLEPRDGVPILLQRLAALGFTDYAAFMATALSKEMTARDRQLGRPGDRTLALFDSLVEQATSLLVRADAIFAAYTKIRLVPLNLTVRAKHLGAGGATIGVISNDYNAISAEIKASMDRFVASARQLLRAISEGQFLICVAKVQQEVAEYFRAEDNVGELDRDREMALLLQQQSAYQAKAVAGLRAIMAQAASFQQDCAEMKRLATGLEVTRIMGKMESSRLLAKDGLNELIDELGAFQSAIADGLKDIDAANRSIQQNARRMISAGSGDLQP
- a CDS encoding type II toxin-antitoxin system RelE/ParE family toxin, which encodes MKVRYTDTALRELADVFSYLFDRNPAAAKAVAARVKEIAALLAEYPFFGHESDEPGVRVASLVRYRS
- a CDS encoding flavin reductase family protein is translated as MKTYTKRDFPVSDIRRYLEPGPVVLVSSHHNDRANIMTMGWHTVMEFTPSLVGCIIASGNHSHDMIRRSGACVINVPTMDLAKTVADIGNCSGADTDKFTRFRLTPVKATHVKAPLIAECPVSLECELADDRLVAQYNFFIFEVVKAHAARSPKYPRTIHYQGGGQFMVAGREMSLRNRFRPEML
- a CDS encoding nuclear transport factor 2 family protein; its protein translation is MASTQSEVRALFDSRSEAIRTKDIDRLMALYSPDIVYFDVVPPLRYAGSAALRDRFLHWFEGWTSAIGMETRDLDILASGDVAAAHMLLRASGTRTNGREVGYWVRTSNGCRRSDHGWLITHEHVSLPVEFESGRVVMDLVP